The following are from one region of the Alicyclobacillus fastidiosus genome:
- the secF gene encoding protein translocase subunit SecF, translating into MKPKFDIIRLSKWFFLLSSAITVAGIIVFATLGFNLGTDFKAGSRVQITFAKPVDQTKVTQMFNSIGLHVDNTALTVGGVQRNVAIVRFPEIISGAQQDKLEQQAEVSYFGKKLPTAVQTVDPFVAAQTARKAVYSVLIAAAFIVVYIAIRFEFRFAIAGIVALLHDAFIVLAAFALLRREVDLTFIAAILTIVGYSINDTIVIFDRIRENLKIVKPKDIDTLKQLVNRSLWQTMSRSINTVITVLIAAIILYFFGGVSIRNFTFALIIGLVSGAYSSIFIASPLWVVWRGRSLKGGKGKSSTKTEPV; encoded by the coding sequence ATGAAGCCAAAGTTTGACATCATTCGTTTGAGCAAATGGTTCTTCCTCCTCTCCAGTGCCATCACGGTGGCGGGCATTATTGTCTTCGCCACACTCGGGTTCAATCTGGGGACGGACTTTAAAGCTGGGTCTCGGGTACAGATCACCTTCGCCAAACCGGTTGACCAGACGAAGGTCACTCAGATGTTCAATTCCATCGGACTGCACGTCGACAACACGGCGTTGACGGTGGGCGGCGTTCAGCGAAATGTGGCTATCGTTCGCTTCCCGGAAATCATCTCCGGTGCGCAACAAGACAAGCTAGAACAGCAGGCTGAAGTGTCGTATTTCGGCAAGAAATTACCTACCGCGGTTCAGACCGTAGATCCGTTTGTGGCGGCGCAGACCGCGCGCAAGGCGGTGTATTCCGTTCTGATCGCGGCGGCGTTTATCGTCGTCTACATCGCGATCCGGTTTGAGTTCCGCTTCGCCATTGCCGGCATTGTCGCGCTCTTGCACGACGCGTTTATCGTCCTCGCCGCCTTCGCGCTCTTGCGCCGCGAGGTGGATCTCACGTTTATCGCCGCCATCCTGACGATTGTCGGCTACTCCATCAACGACACCATCGTCATCTTTGACCGCATTCGCGAGAACCTGAAAATCGTCAAACCTAAAGATATCGATACCTTGAAGCAATTGGTCAATCGAAGTCTCTGGCAGACGATGTCGCGCTCCATCAACACGGTCATCACCGTGCTTATCGCGGCGATCATCCTCTATTTCTTCGGCGGCGTGTCGATTCGCAACTTCACGTTCGCGCTGATCATCGGGCTGGTGTCTGGTGCGTATAGCTCCATCTTCATCGCGAGCCCCCTGTGGGTGGTTTGGCGTGGTCGGTCGCTCAAGGGTGGCAAAGGCAAGTCATCGACAAAGACTGAACCGGTGTGA
- a CDS encoding cation diffusion facilitator family transporter gives MSALTRDERRGNQVAYANAVVNVLLAVGKGIVGVLAGSEALVADAVHSAADLIGSLAVIIGLRIARKPPDEDHPYGHGKAELIASIIVAGFLVAAAVEVGYTSATSLFHKPTRPDSIAAYTAFAAMLVKECLYHFNIRLGRRLHSKSLIASAYDHRSDVYSSMAAFIGIGLSLLGSHLHIHVLLYMDSVAGIFVAILVLKMAIEIAKDSLQSLMDRVVLEEQDLAPYMEAVQSVQGVRCIDEIRVRDHGQYVIVDLEIGVDAHITVAAGHDIAARVRSEMRAEFDRIQDVFVHVNPYYSEEERKDERADTNPALADR, from the coding sequence TTGAGCGCCCTGACGAGAGACGAAAGACGTGGAAATCAGGTTGCCTATGCGAATGCGGTAGTCAATGTGCTACTGGCGGTCGGAAAAGGCATTGTGGGTGTGCTTGCGGGCAGTGAAGCCTTGGTGGCGGACGCGGTTCATTCTGCTGCAGACCTGATCGGCTCACTGGCTGTGATCATCGGTTTGCGCATCGCGCGAAAGCCTCCAGACGAAGACCACCCATATGGGCACGGTAAGGCCGAACTCATCGCTTCCATCATCGTGGCCGGATTTCTCGTGGCGGCGGCCGTTGAGGTGGGCTATACATCTGCCACGTCGCTCTTTCACAAGCCCACCCGCCCGGATAGTATCGCAGCGTATACGGCATTCGCCGCGATGCTTGTGAAGGAATGTCTGTATCACTTCAATATTCGTTTGGGGAGACGACTTCACAGCAAGAGTTTGATTGCCAGTGCGTATGACCACCGTTCCGATGTATACTCGTCTATGGCCGCATTCATCGGTATCGGGCTCTCTCTACTCGGAAGTCATCTACATATTCACGTGCTTCTGTATATGGACTCTGTAGCAGGTATCTTCGTCGCCATTCTCGTGTTGAAGATGGCGATCGAAATCGCCAAGGATTCGCTGCAGAGCTTGATGGACCGCGTCGTGCTCGAAGAGCAGGACCTCGCCCCGTACATGGAGGCAGTACAAAGCGTGCAAGGGGTTCGCTGCATCGACGAGATTCGCGTTCGTGACCACGGGCAGTACGTCATCGTCGATTTGGAGATCGGCGTCGACGCGCATATCACGGTCGCCGCCGGTCACGATATCGCGGCGCGCGTGAGGTCCGAGATGAGAGCGGAATTTGACCGCATTCAAGACGTGTTCGTGCACGTCAATCCATATTACAGTGAAGAAGAGAGGAAAGACGAACGTGCCGACACAAACCCCGCTTTGGCTGACCGCTAG
- the recJ gene encoding single-stranded-DNA-specific exonuclease RecJ, with protein sequence MPTQTPLWLTASISEEMVEAIAKALDLPRRVARWLIARNIKTPEEARRFLYAREQYSDPFDFREMRKAVDRIQRAIADAETIVIVGDYDVDGVTASTILASELEVLGATWACLIPERVADGYGLSAGLVERAAERGADLIITVDNGIRAHDAIDLALDLGIDVIVTDHHEPDDEPLPDCTAVVHWSRHERPDDAIVLSGAGVAWKLCQALALLERPGTSASDHAEWILGLAALGAISDIMPMRGENRRLIREGLAALRLCRRPGWLALCERARVDPDELTVTGVSWRIAPRMNAAGRMSSAIVAFNLLMSGSRMQAGELADEIEVLNADRKRLTDEAVLAAQAQVESIYADGPPTGIVVAGPWPLGVVGIVAAKLVDRYGCPAIVFSDAEEDVMRGSGRAPEGFSLHDALLACSALLHHFGGHDAAVGCGVERGQLHAFREAFRAVVEAAPRADGDDAEMVADDFLPLEEATMDTLAWTQRFSPHGPENQPLRFFIGPAVVKSVTPLGDGKHVRLRLQEGKTEADVVWFQAPEGARSRVQTGHLIGVVAELEENVWRGTRRVQLRATDGWLLDEPVMRDVFALFYRHLHKERVVERDRFYQLAKGQDAVKVDVILDTFVELGFAACHNGAYHVLEAVQSHDLREAISYQAHLRSHFVAL encoded by the coding sequence GTGCCGACACAAACCCCGCTTTGGCTGACCGCTAGCATCTCAGAGGAGATGGTGGAGGCTATCGCTAAAGCGTTAGATTTGCCCCGACGGGTAGCACGCTGGCTGATTGCGCGAAATATCAAGACGCCAGAAGAGGCTCGTCGTTTTCTGTATGCACGGGAACAATATTCCGATCCATTTGATTTTCGCGAGATGCGCAAGGCTGTGGACCGCATTCAGCGGGCGATTGCTGACGCTGAGACCATCGTCATCGTCGGCGATTACGACGTCGACGGCGTGACGGCCAGCACGATTCTCGCCAGTGAACTCGAGGTATTGGGCGCTACTTGGGCGTGTCTGATCCCTGAACGCGTCGCCGACGGCTATGGCTTGAGTGCGGGTCTGGTAGAACGCGCCGCTGAACGCGGGGCGGACCTCATCATCACCGTCGACAACGGGATTCGGGCGCACGATGCCATCGATTTGGCGCTCGACCTCGGCATCGACGTCATTGTCACAGACCACCACGAGCCGGACGACGAGCCCTTGCCGGACTGCACTGCCGTCGTGCACTGGTCGAGGCATGAACGCCCTGACGACGCCATCGTGCTCTCAGGGGCAGGCGTGGCTTGGAAGCTCTGTCAGGCGCTCGCACTCCTTGAGCGCCCTGGAACAAGCGCATCCGATCACGCCGAGTGGATCCTCGGCCTCGCGGCACTCGGCGCCATCAGTGACATCATGCCAATGCGCGGTGAGAATCGGCGACTTATCCGCGAGGGCCTCGCGGCCCTGCGCTTGTGCAGGCGGCCTGGCTGGTTGGCGCTGTGCGAAAGGGCGCGAGTCGATCCAGACGAGTTGACCGTCACAGGCGTATCGTGGCGAATCGCACCACGCATGAATGCGGCTGGACGGATGTCGAGTGCCATCGTCGCGTTCAACCTCCTGATGTCCGGCAGCCGGATGCAGGCTGGGGAACTTGCCGACGAGATCGAGGTGTTAAATGCGGACCGCAAGCGGCTGACCGATGAAGCGGTTCTCGCCGCACAGGCCCAGGTCGAATCCATCTACGCAGACGGGCCACCGACGGGGATTGTGGTGGCCGGCCCGTGGCCGCTTGGGGTCGTCGGGATCGTGGCGGCAAAATTGGTCGATCGCTACGGCTGTCCCGCCATCGTCTTCTCCGACGCCGAAGAGGACGTTATGCGCGGGTCTGGCCGCGCCCCTGAGGGATTTTCGCTGCATGACGCGCTGTTGGCCTGTAGTGCGCTGCTCCACCACTTTGGCGGGCATGATGCGGCAGTTGGCTGTGGCGTGGAACGAGGTCAATTGCACGCGTTTCGCGAGGCGTTTCGAGCTGTGGTGGAGGCTGCACCGAGGGCCGATGGGGATGATGCAGAAATGGTCGCGGACGATTTTCTGCCGCTCGAGGAAGCGACGATGGATACGCTCGCGTGGACGCAGCGATTTTCTCCGCATGGGCCGGAAAACCAGCCTTTGCGCTTCTTTATTGGCCCGGCGGTCGTCAAGTCGGTGACGCCGCTTGGGGATGGAAAGCACGTGCGGTTGCGCCTGCAGGAGGGGAAGACGGAGGCAGACGTGGTCTGGTTTCAAGCGCCTGAAGGCGCCAGGTCACGGGTGCAGACCGGGCATTTGATCGGCGTGGTCGCGGAGCTTGAGGAAAATGTCTGGCGCGGGACGCGCCGCGTTCAGCTGCGTGCGACAGACGGTTGGCTGCTGGACGAACCGGTGATGCGCGACGTGTTCGCCTTGTTCTATCGACACTTGCACAAAGAGCGAGTGGTCGAGCGAGATCGCTTCTATCAGCTTGCAAAAGGACAAGATGCAGTGAAAGTGGATGTGATCTTAGACACTTTTGTGGAGTTGGGATTTGCCGCATGTCATAATGGTGCGTATCATGTTCTTGAGGCTGTACAATCGCATGACTTGCGCGAAGCGATCTCTTATCAAGCGCACCTGAGAAGTCATTTTGTGGCCCTATGA
- a CDS encoding adenine phosphoribosyltransferase — protein MDYRKLIRDIPDFPKEGILFRDITPLLADGPAYKAAITQLGEQAKAWGAEVIVGPEARGYVVGAPLSYALEVGFVPVRKRGKLPSETVSVTYDLEYGQDMLEIHTDAIQPGQKVVLADDLLATGGTMAATIELVEKLGGIVVGAAFFIELSPLNGREKLGNIPMRTLVQYED, from the coding sequence ATAGACTATCGCAAGTTGATTCGAGACATTCCTGATTTTCCGAAGGAAGGGATTCTATTTCGCGACATCACGCCGTTGTTGGCGGATGGACCGGCGTATAAGGCGGCCATTACGCAACTTGGCGAACAGGCCAAGGCGTGGGGGGCTGAGGTGATTGTCGGGCCAGAGGCGCGAGGATACGTGGTCGGTGCCCCCCTGTCATACGCGCTCGAGGTCGGGTTTGTCCCTGTGCGCAAGCGCGGTAAGCTCCCGTCCGAAACCGTTTCGGTGACGTATGATCTGGAGTACGGTCAGGATATGCTGGAAATCCATACGGATGCCATTCAACCTGGACAAAAGGTCGTTCTTGCAGATGATCTGCTGGCGACTGGCGGGACCATGGCTGCCACCATCGAACTCGTTGAGAAGCTCGGCGGCATCGTTGTCGGCGCAGCGTTCTTTATTGAGCTATCGCCGTTGAATGGGCGAGAGAAACTTGGGAATATCCCAATGCGGACGCTCGTCCAATATGAAGACTAA
- a CDS encoding bifunctional (p)ppGpp synthetase/guanosine-3',5'-bis(diphosphate) 3'-pyrophosphohydrolase, giving the protein MSEQTIDALCEQLKTYCSADEVANVRAAYLFAERAHAGQQRMSGEPYITHPLAVAFILAGLQLDATAVIAALLHDVVEDTEVTDANLVQNFGAEVAALVDGVTKLKRIKFDSREEQQAENLRKMFMAMAKDIRVLIIKLADRLHNMRTIRYQTPETQRRKARETLEIFAPLAHRLGINTIKWELEDISLRYLNPQQYYRIVNLMARKRQEREQFIDGVMDLLREKLTELHLKAEVSGRAKHIYSIYRKMTTQHKEFNEIYDLFAIRVTVENIKDCYGVLGVIHTMWKPMPGRFKDYIAMPKANMYQSLHTTVIGPNGEPLEIQIRTWEMHQTAEYGIAAHWVYKEGNSSQRAEGDFAKKLAWFREVLEWQQDFRDAQEFMETLKIDLFSDQVFVFTPKGDVIELPAGSVPIDFAYRIHTAIGNRCIGAKVNGKMVPLDYRLRTGDIVEVATSKHSYGPSRDWLKIVQSSQAKSKIRQWFKREKREENIARGRELIEKELLRQRLDPKQLMAAPFLNEALHKFSFGKEEDLFAAVGYGGMSAAQVVTRLVEAHRKSQDEKPVDSLSLTSKTQQKPTETGVRVKGVDNLLIRFARCCHPVPGDEIVGFVTRGRGVSVHRMDCPNVASLTADGTRALEVEWATSKDWSYNAEIEVTALDRHGLVNEVLNAIAETKTEITAVSARADAKKIAHIHMSVRIRNLDHLRSVVERLKRLKDIYSVRRMVQ; this is encoded by the coding sequence ATGTCTGAACAGACGATTGACGCGCTTTGCGAGCAATTAAAGACATACTGTAGCGCAGATGAGGTGGCGAACGTTCGTGCGGCGTATCTGTTCGCAGAACGGGCACATGCTGGTCAACAACGCATGTCTGGGGAGCCATATATCACCCACCCGCTCGCTGTGGCGTTTATTTTGGCCGGGCTTCAGCTCGATGCGACAGCGGTCATCGCCGCGCTGCTTCACGATGTCGTCGAGGATACGGAAGTGACGGATGCCAATCTCGTCCAGAATTTCGGCGCTGAAGTCGCCGCGCTCGTCGACGGCGTCACGAAGTTAAAGCGGATCAAGTTTGATTCGCGCGAAGAGCAGCAGGCCGAGAACCTGCGCAAGATGTTCATGGCGATGGCGAAGGACATCCGGGTGCTCATCATCAAATTGGCGGACAGGCTGCACAACATGCGTACGATTCGCTACCAGACGCCCGAGACGCAGCGGCGCAAGGCGCGCGAGACGCTCGAGATCTTCGCTCCGCTCGCACACCGGCTGGGGATCAACACCATCAAGTGGGAGCTCGAAGATATCTCCCTGCGCTATCTCAACCCGCAGCAGTATTACCGCATTGTCAACTTGATGGCGCGCAAGCGGCAAGAGCGCGAGCAGTTTATCGATGGCGTGATGGACCTCTTGCGTGAGAAACTCACAGAGCTCCACCTGAAGGCGGAGGTCAGTGGGCGAGCTAAGCACATCTATAGTATCTACCGCAAGATGACCACGCAGCACAAAGAGTTTAACGAGATTTACGATCTCTTCGCCATCCGCGTCACGGTCGAAAACATCAAGGATTGCTATGGCGTGTTAGGCGTCATTCACACGATGTGGAAGCCGATGCCGGGGCGGTTTAAGGATTACATCGCGATGCCGAAGGCAAACATGTACCAGAGTTTGCATACCACCGTGATCGGGCCAAATGGTGAGCCGCTCGAGATCCAGATCCGCACGTGGGAGATGCACCAGACGGCGGAATACGGAATCGCGGCGCACTGGGTCTACAAGGAAGGCAATTCCTCGCAGCGGGCGGAAGGCGACTTTGCGAAGAAGTTAGCCTGGTTCCGCGAGGTGCTCGAGTGGCAGCAGGACTTCCGCGACGCTCAGGAGTTTATGGAGACACTGAAAATTGACCTCTTTTCCGATCAGGTCTTCGTCTTCACGCCAAAGGGCGATGTGATTGAGCTGCCTGCGGGGTCGGTTCCGATCGACTTCGCGTATCGGATTCATACCGCGATTGGCAATCGCTGTATCGGCGCCAAAGTCAACGGGAAGATGGTGCCGCTCGACTATCGGCTGCGCACGGGCGACATCGTCGAAGTGGCCACATCGAAGCACAGTTATGGACCGAGTCGGGACTGGCTAAAAATCGTCCAATCCTCACAGGCGAAGAGCAAGATTCGCCAGTGGTTCAAGCGTGAGAAGCGTGAGGAGAACATCGCGCGCGGGCGGGAACTCATCGAGAAGGAATTGTTGCGCCAGCGTCTGGATCCCAAACAGTTGATGGCTGCCCCATTCCTCAATGAGGCCTTGCATAAGTTTAGTTTCGGCAAGGAAGAAGACTTGTTTGCGGCGGTTGGTTATGGCGGCATGAGTGCAGCTCAAGTCGTCACGCGTCTGGTCGAGGCGCATCGCAAGAGTCAGGATGAAAAGCCGGTCGACTCCCTCTCGCTCACGTCGAAGACGCAGCAAAAGCCGACAGAAACCGGCGTACGCGTCAAAGGGGTGGACAACCTGCTCATCCGCTTTGCCCGATGTTGCCACCCTGTGCCTGGGGACGAGATCGTGGGATTTGTCACACGCGGTCGCGGTGTTTCGGTGCACCGGATGGACTGCCCGAACGTCGCATCGCTCACGGCGGACGGAACGCGGGCGCTCGAAGTGGAGTGGGCGACGAGTAAGGATTGGTCATATAACGCCGAGATCGAAGTCACGGCGTTAGATAGGCATGGATTGGTGAATGAAGTGCTGAATGCCATCGCGGAGACGAAAACGGAAATCACGGCTGTGAGTGCGCGCGCAGACGCGAAGAAGATCGCGCATATTCACATGAGTGTTCGCATTCGAAACCTGGACCACCTTCGCAGCGTCGTCGAACGTTTGAAACGCTTAAAGGACATTTACAGCGTGAGAAGAATGGTGCAGTGA
- the dtd gene encoding D-aminoacyl-tRNA deacylase, protein MRIVVQRSGPARVEVDGRVTGEIESGLVLLVGVGRGDTEADADYLADKVAHLRIFADADGKMGRDITEVGGSVLSVSQFTLYGDVRKGRRPSYAQAAEPEEANRLYEYFNERLRALGLSVQTGVFRAMMDVHLVNDGPVTILLDSAKQF, encoded by the coding sequence ATGCGGATTGTTGTTCAGCGCAGTGGTCCAGCGCGCGTCGAGGTTGACGGTCGAGTGACGGGGGAAATCGAATCTGGCCTCGTTCTGCTGGTCGGTGTCGGGCGCGGGGACACGGAGGCGGATGCAGATTACCTGGCGGACAAAGTGGCGCATCTCCGGATCTTCGCCGATGCGGATGGGAAGATGGGCCGCGATATCACAGAAGTCGGTGGCAGCGTGCTCTCCGTTAGTCAATTTACGCTCTACGGCGACGTTCGCAAGGGCCGGCGCCCAAGCTACGCCCAAGCTGCAGAACCTGAGGAGGCCAATCGCCTCTACGAGTATTTCAACGAGCGGTTGCGGGCCTTGGGCTTATCGGTCCAGACAGGCGTCTTTCGGGCAATGATGGACGTCCATCTGGTCAACGACGGGCCCGTGACCATTCTACTCGACAGCGCCAAGCAGTTTTGA
- a CDS encoding MBL fold metallo-hydrolase: protein MEVRRFVVSPLRSNCYVLSESLTPGSPAVIIDPGYDELAGVFEYIEQHGLHVVANWNTHAHFDHVLGVDLVRDKYQCPAYVHKADVEIWARTPANAMRWIGKECKPLRAPDGYLADGDVLTLGSQTFTVWHTPGHSPGGVCFVGSSLAVTGDTLFKGTVGRTDLEESSPEAMEASLERILAWDDQLALYPGHGDDTTMSEEREKNRFLRIAARGGR from the coding sequence ATGGAAGTACGTCGCTTTGTGGTCAGTCCCCTGCGGTCCAACTGCTATGTCCTATCGGAGTCGCTCACACCGGGCAGTCCGGCTGTGATCATTGATCCTGGGTATGACGAGTTGGCGGGCGTGTTCGAATATATTGAGCAGCACGGATTGCACGTCGTCGCCAATTGGAACACGCATGCACATTTCGATCATGTACTTGGCGTCGATCTCGTTCGCGATAAGTATCAATGCCCTGCCTACGTCCACAAGGCCGACGTGGAGATTTGGGCGCGTACGCCCGCCAACGCCATGCGTTGGATCGGTAAGGAATGTAAACCGCTGCGGGCACCTGACGGGTATCTGGCGGACGGAGATGTGTTGACCTTGGGGTCACAGACGTTCACAGTGTGGCATACACCTGGCCATTCCCCTGGCGGGGTTTGTTTTGTCGGCTCTTCACTCGCCGTGACGGGAGATACGCTCTTCAAGGGGACGGTGGGCCGGACGGATCTCGAGGAATCGAGCCCGGAAGCGATGGAAGCCTCCTTGGAGCGAATCCTCGCGTGGGACGATCAGCTCGCCCTTTACCCGGGGCACGGTGACGACACGACGATGAGCGAAGAGCGGGAGAAAAATCGCTTCTTGCGAATTGCTGCGCGAGGCGGTCGTTGA
- a CDS encoding EAL domain-containing protein — protein sequence MGYESIAVNRDALTNLLSRSQFLLAVGTHMPSVSSSSIVFINLDRFRQINENFTYAVGDAILQEIARRIVRHVPTESLVSRFSGDEFVVACFNVDSDAAYTLAQRILQAVAEPHQVENKDVVVTASIGVATQPSEGALCERALMLAESAAKRAKDGGRNQVCISSPAVSEEMLTPLIVETMLRNALRNKDLEIYYQPKIQAKSMQVVGAEALCRWRHSEFGEIPPHRFIPVAESSDLILPIDEYVLRAVCEQGARWLQDGYRVRMSVNVSSRQFGQPGFPELVRSILRDTKMDPSLLELEITERTAMHDVDRAVHTLTELRNLGVRIAIDDFGIGYSSLSYLMRFPVHTLKIDRSFTAGIQSAVNQNPVIGAIISLAKSLNLNVVAEGVETVQQFDFLRDNKCDEIQGYLFGEPVPPTSFQLTAFESTPQPRGFHPGQDTLALQLAEYEWLERVGMAALRRRDLGELVSALPDFIVERIPCDRFSIELASEDDRYCLIHEASMRDDIPARIVGTFVPTSKSGLSFIRKTRLPSLCKDILKHPEFPEDYTLSAEGIRSIIRVPLLHGQDVYGMFTLQSSHPDLYNDNDRRLLQRLASRLGSNIYAAYQNEQQRRNAYIDPTTRCFTRGFLSALMLSEDPLTFLEQVCHRPFPVSTDLSLLFLSIVDFERLPFDEGEQAMDRLAELLRCDLGEYTLPIRLNSGDVLLVVLGDAALVIAHLKRQLTEQLHVLHARAERLGDPTQAFDVRVGEATGSLANLNDLYLASSRQAMELPPLCLRQLGRP from the coding sequence GTGGGCTATGAATCCATTGCGGTCAATCGAGATGCGTTGACCAACCTGCTTTCCCGCAGTCAGTTCCTGCTTGCTGTGGGCACTCACATGCCCAGTGTTTCGTCGTCGTCGATTGTGTTCATCAACTTGGATCGATTCCGACAAATAAACGAAAACTTCACATACGCAGTCGGTGACGCAATTCTGCAGGAAATTGCCCGGCGAATTGTTCGTCACGTCCCGACTGAATCGCTCGTCAGCCGGTTTAGCGGCGACGAATTCGTGGTCGCGTGCTTCAACGTGGACAGCGACGCCGCTTATACGCTCGCGCAGCGGATTCTCCAAGCAGTCGCGGAACCACATCAAGTGGAAAACAAAGACGTCGTCGTCACGGCTAGTATCGGTGTCGCGACGCAGCCGTCCGAAGGGGCCCTCTGCGAACGCGCGCTAATGCTCGCCGAATCGGCCGCGAAGCGAGCGAAAGACGGCGGGCGAAACCAAGTGTGCATTAGTTCGCCCGCAGTTTCCGAGGAAATGCTGACGCCACTGATCGTCGAGACCATGTTGCGCAATGCGCTGCGCAACAAGGACTTGGAGATTTACTACCAGCCAAAGATCCAAGCCAAGTCCATGCAGGTAGTCGGAGCGGAGGCACTCTGCCGCTGGCGCCACTCCGAATTCGGTGAAATTCCACCGCATCGGTTCATTCCGGTCGCAGAGTCCAGCGACCTGATTCTGCCCATCGACGAGTACGTGCTGCGCGCTGTCTGCGAGCAAGGAGCCAGATGGCTACAGGACGGCTACCGCGTACGCATGAGCGTCAACGTCTCCAGTCGCCAATTCGGCCAACCGGGCTTCCCCGAACTCGTGCGCAGCATTCTTCGAGACACGAAGATGGACCCTAGCCTGCTCGAATTAGAGATCACGGAGCGAACGGCCATGCACGATGTCGACCGAGCCGTGCACACGCTCACCGAGCTTCGAAACCTGGGTGTACGCATCGCGATCGACGACTTTGGCATCGGCTACTCGTCACTCAGTTATCTCATGCGCTTTCCAGTACACACGCTGAAGATCGATCGCTCGTTTACCGCGGGCATCCAGAGTGCTGTCAATCAAAACCCAGTGATTGGCGCGATTATCTCGCTCGCCAAATCCCTGAATTTGAACGTAGTCGCGGAAGGCGTGGAAACCGTTCAGCAGTTTGATTTTCTCCGGGACAACAAATGCGACGAGATTCAGGGTTATCTATTCGGCGAGCCGGTCCCACCCACGTCGTTTCAATTGACGGCGTTCGAGTCCACGCCTCAACCTCGCGGGTTCCACCCGGGACAAGACACGCTGGCTCTGCAACTGGCTGAATACGAGTGGTTGGAACGCGTCGGTATGGCTGCATTAAGAAGAAGAGACTTAGGGGAATTGGTGAGCGCGTTACCAGATTTCATCGTGGAGCGGATCCCGTGTGACCGCTTTAGCATCGAGCTCGCCAGCGAGGATGACCGCTACTGCCTAATTCACGAGGCGTCGATGCGCGATGACATTCCAGCGAGGATCGTGGGTACGTTTGTACCGACGTCCAAAAGCGGGCTCAGTTTCATCCGCAAGACAAGGCTGCCGTCCCTGTGTAAAGATATTTTGAAACACCCTGAGTTCCCAGAGGATTACACCTTGAGTGCAGAAGGCATTCGCAGCATCATTCGCGTGCCATTACTGCATGGCCAGGACGTGTACGGCATGTTCACCCTGCAGTCCAGTCATCCGGACTTATACAACGACAACGACCGCCGGTTGTTGCAACGCCTCGCTTCGCGACTAGGAAGCAACATCTATGCTGCCTATCAGAACGAGCAACAACGAAGGAACGCCTATATTGATCCAACCACGAGGTGCTTTACACGAGGTTTTCTCAGTGCCTTGATGCTCTCGGAGGACCCACTGACATTTCTCGAGCAGGTGTGTCACCGCCCGTTTCCGGTATCGACCGATTTATCGCTGCTATTCCTATCGATTGTCGATTTCGAACGCCTTCCCTTCGACGAAGGCGAACAAGCGATGGACCGTCTCGCTGAACTGCTGCGCTGTGACTTGGGCGAGTACACGCTGCCTATCCGCCTCAACTCGGGCGATGTACTGCTGGTCGTACTCGGCGATGCCGCCCTCGTGATCGCGCACCTGAAACGGCAGTTAACTGAACAGTTGCACGTGCTGCACGCACGCGCTGAGCGACTAGGCGACCCGACTCAAGCGTTTGACGTACGTGTCGGAGAGGCAACAGGCTCGCTCGCTAATCTCAACGATTTGTACCTCGCATCGTCCAGGCAAGCGATGGAGCTTCCACCACTGTGCCTGAGACAACTAGGGAGACCTTGA